AGCAGTATGGTGGTAGTCAAAATAGTCAGTGCCATCTTGATGTAGAGAGAAAATAGGCACGACTTTAGAGTCTTTAAATGGAATTAGATCAGGGCCACCGAAGGCGTTATTACGCGCATCGTATTTAACCCCTAAGTCTTTTAAATGCTTAGCAATCGCACGTACTGTAGGTAATGAGTTTGAAGCAACACGAGATTCAACCGCATAGATAAGGTCGGCTCCAAAGTCAGACTCTGCTGCAGCAACAATATTACCTAGTTCATCTTGGTGCTTCTTCACGTAAGCTTTCGCACCCCAAAGACCTTGCTCTTCAGCGGCAAATAATACCACGCGTACACTGCGCTTGGTTTTTGTTAGCTCGCTGATGTGCTTTGCTGCGGCCGTGATAATCGCCACACCCGCACCATCATCAAGTGCGCCTGTGCCTAAATCCCATGAATCTAAATGCGCGCCTAACAGCACGTATTCGTTTGGCTTTTCTGTGCCGGTAAATTCACCTATGACATTGTAAGAAGTGCCCATGCCTTTTGATTCAGCTTGTACATTTAAGTTAACTTCAACTTTGTGACCAAGTTGCAATAAACGTTCAATTTGGTCGGCATCTGGGTTTGCCAGTGCGACTGCAGGAATGGCCTTAATACCATCTTTGTAATGGTTACCGCCTGTATGTGCAAAACGGTGTTTTGCAGTACTGACCGAGCGCATCATAAATGCCACTGCGCCTTTTTGGCTGGCAACAACGGCACCTCGGTTACGGGCTTGTACAGCAGGGCCGTAACTGTTGCCGTCTAGGCTGCGGTCCATACGGTAATTGATAAAAACAATCTTACCTTTGGCGGCATTTTCTGGCGCAGCTTCTAGCTCTTCAAGCGTTTCAAAGATAACGATAGGTGCACGCGTACCATCTTTTGGTGTGCTGACACTGTTGCCAAGC
The Pseudoalteromonas phenolica genome window above contains:
- a CDS encoding M20/M25/M40 family metallo-hydrolase, producing MKKLLLAALVLSANVFAADTFDAQTIKVTEQLKEKSLNSELAYDIVARLTTEVGPRMAGTPKDLEAVDWAMKELQRLGFDKVWKEPAKFPAWLRYSESAEIILPSKQPIHITALGNSVSTPKDGTRAPIVIFETLEELEAAPENAAKGKIVFINYRMDRSLDGNSYGPAVQARNRGAVVASQKGAVAFMMRSVSTAKHRFAHTGGNHYKDGIKAIPAVALANPDADQIERLLQLGHKVEVNLNVQAESKGMGTSYNVIGEFTGTEKPNEYVLLGAHLDSWDLGTGALDDGAGVAIITAAAKHISELTKTKRSVRVVLFAAEEQGLWGAKAYVKKHQDELGNIVAAAESDFGADLIYAVESRVASNSLPTVRAIAKHLKDLGVKYDARNNAFGGPDLIPFKDSKVVPIFSLHQDGTDYFDYHHTADDTLDKIDPVKLNQNVAVYAVFAYLAAQSQTKMIGK